Proteins found in one Anopheles aquasalis chromosome 3, idAnoAquaMG_Q_19, whole genome shotgun sequence genomic segment:
- the LOC126575269 gene encoding chaoptin-like, producing MAATWVFLVLGAMTSVSAVFVLETEIESTTYAISADEDEHLSSVSAYDQPPTTKTGSCTLEPDRSHPVISSELLHESCPLGRLIEHLHLSTQAHTVHQDAFRSFERLTTLWLDNNLLTEVPVDAFAGHLPRLKSLSMRNNQLQTIRGDEFQPVVYLEWLSLSENEITFVHPASFNSLEGLTFLNLSWNQITALDGRLLQPLRHLKVLDLSYNSLATLNPGLLVMAGELEELRLRGNLLDTLHRNAFVALKELKYVDLSYNFFRTLPERFLGSNRRLKELHLEGNLLNRVEPAYGLTELMCLKHLDLSNNRIESVANETVFPQTQTQLLYLNLQGNRLQQISPLVLQTTELLLQNNRLQAVRRIKGPSNRQPVQSLMLYGNVIERIEQDAFQDLVLLEALYLDNNHITELPPLLFKTNDHLQHVTCSYNRLTILKTNTFAGLPRLHSVDLSHNALTNIELATFHGSPIRYLNLNGNHLTKLDGRALSGTKLHYLHADSNDIVSLEDLGPSVFDELQELSLRGNRIDSISEICTEHQYPMLTMLELSNNLLHSVDQNCLINPLVRIGQAVPISIGLRHNNLSDTPPFSGPVFALDLTGNSRLELQANHFRAYESTEKLLLRDVSIRILSVNHFSFLPDLKHLEVGSKVLERIEDDAFYQLRLEHLAISGSLMTVISSELLKGQYQLQTVSYAHNRLSSLSSDTFWGSQQLVEIDLSFNELATIDPLWFKNLINLKVINLESNRFTTIPGHPALKERSLEALNVANNSITCILDGSMLMQIPIQSLNISHNNLTDLELLNRNTNITLLDVSWNQLTHLELQPHYRTLIASSNQIQSLQWASSDLKFHLQCLALADNLLTEVDQRLFTLRFLQAFDLSENRLSSFPFEQLHHLKLLQVLDVSRNNIRRLPDQTVPYFRVYSLDLSENPFDSLPDRLLNSSAVQSLTVDHRLV from the coding sequence ATGGCAGCGACCTGGGTTTTTCTCGTGCTCGGTGCGATGACAAGCGTCAGTGCGGTGTTCGTGCTCGAGACGGAAATCGAATCAACAACTTATGCCATTAGtgcggacgaggacgaacacCTATCGAGTGTCTCTGCGTACGACCAACCACCGACAACCAAGACAGGATCGTGCACTTTAGAGCCTGACCGCTCCCATCCCGTGATATCGTCCGAGTTGCTCCACGAAAGCTGTCCTCTTGGTAGACTGATAGAGCACTTGCATCTCTCGACCCAAGCGCACACGGTGCACCAGGATGCGTTCCGGTCTTTCGAACGTTTAACCACACTTTGGCTCGACAATAATCTGCTGACCGAGGTGCCGGTCGATGCGTTTGCCGGTCACCTGCCACGCCTGAAGTCACTGTCGATGCGTAACAACCAGTTGCAAACGATACGTGGCGACGAGTTCCAGCCAGTGGTCTATTTGGAGTGGCTCTCACTGAGCGAGAATGAGATTACGTTCGTACACCCTGCTTCGTTCAATTCGCTGGAAGGCTTAACGTTCCTTAATCTGAGCTGGAATCAAATCACAGCTCTCGATGGGAGGTTGCTGCAACCGTTACGACATCTGAAAGTGCTCGATCTTAGTTACAACAGTCTTGCTACGCTGAATCCGGGACTGTTGGTGATGGCCGGTGAGCTAGAAGAGTTACGCCTGCGAGGGAATCTGCTAGACACTCTTCATCGAAACGCGTTTGTCGCTCTGAAGGAGCTTAAATATGTCGATTTGTCGTACAACTTCTTCCGAACACTCCCAGAGCGGTTTCTTGGTTCTAATCGAAGGCTGAAAGAGCTACATCTCGAGGGGAATCTCTTAAATAGGGTGGAACCAGCGTATGGGTTGACTGAGTTGATGTGCTTGAAGCATCTGGACTTGAGTAATAATAGGATCGAGTCGGTAGCCAATGAAACGGTGTTTCCTCAGACTCAGACGCAGCTCCTATATCTGAATTTACAGGGAAACAGATTGCAACAAATTTCTCCACTAGTACTGCAAACGACGGAGCTATTACTACAAAACAACCGGTTGCAAGCTGTTCGAAGAATCAAAGGACCTTCAAATCGTCAGCCCGTGCAGAGTCTGATGCTTTACGGAAATGTGATCGAAAGGATCGAACAGGATGCCTTTCAAGATCTGGTGTTGCTCGAAGCACTCTACCTGGACAATAATCACATTACGGAGCTACCACCATTACTATTCAAGACGAACGATCATCTACAACATGTCACCTGTAGCTACAATCGGTTGACGATCCTCAAAACGAATACCTTCGCCGGGCTACCAAGGCTTCACTCGGTTGATCTGTCACATAATGCTTTAACAAACATTGAGTTGGCCACCTTTCACGGTTCACCGATTCGTTACCTGAATCTCAACGGCAATCACCTCACGAAGCTAGATGGACGAGCCCTATCGGGCACTAAACTCCACTATTTGCATGCCGATTCGAATGATATCGTATCACTAGAGGATCTGGGACCGAGCGTATTTGACGAGCTGCAGGAGCTTTCATTGCGTGGAAATCGAATTGATTCAATCAGTGAGATTTGCACCGAGCACCAATATCCTATGCTTACAATGCTTGAACTGTCCAATAATTTGCTGCATTCCGTTGATCAGAACTGCCTTATAAATCCCTTGGTAAGAATCGGCCAGGCCGTTCCCATAAGCATCGGTCTCAGGCATAACAATTTGAGCGATACTCCTCCATTTAGTGGTCCAGTGTTTGCTCTCGACCTCACGGGGAACAGCAGGCTCGAGCTACAGGCCAACCACTTCCGAGCGTATGAGAGCACGGAAaagcttcttcttcgagaCGTTTCGATTCGGATTCTGTCTGTAAACCATTTCAGTTTCCTGCCTGACTTAAAACACTTGGAAGTTGGTTCGAAGGTGCTGGAAAGAATTGAGGACGATGCTTTTTATCAACTGCGACTAGAACATCTTGCCATCAGCGGCTCACTGATGACTGTTATATCCTCAGAGTTGCTAAAAGGCCAATACCAACTACAAACGGTTTCATACGCGCACAATAGACTCTCCAGCCTTTCATCCGACACATTCTGGGGCAGCCAGCAGTTGGTGGAGATCGATCTTTCGTTTAATGAACTCGCAACCATCGATCCTTTGTGGTTTAAGAATTTGATCAACCTGAAAGTAATCAACCTAGAGAGCAACAGATTCACCACAATACCAGGACACCCGGCACTGAAGGAAAGGTCCCTAGAGGCATTAAATGTTGCCAACAATTCGATCACCTGCATCCTAGATGGCAGCATGCTGATGCAGATACCGATTCAATCACTAAACATATCACACAACAACCTAACCGACCTAGAGCTACTGAATCGGAACACCAACATTACTCTGCTGGACGTTTCGTGGAACCAGTTGACTCATTTGGAACTTCAACCACACTACCGAACGCTCATTGCCAGCTCTAATCAAATCCAATCTCTTCAATGGGCGTCCAGCGATTTAAAGTTTCACCTACAGTGCCTAGCATTAGCGGATAATCTGTTGACGGAGGTCGATCAGCGACTGTTCACGCTGCGATTCCTGCAAGCGTTCGATCTGTCGGAGAACAGGCTGAGTAGCTTTCCGTTCGAGCAACTCCATCATCTGAAGCTCCTCCAGGTACTGGATGTGTCGCGAAACAACATTCGGCGGCTGCCCGACCAAACTGTGCCATACTTTAGAGTTTATTCGCTTGATTTGTCCGAAAATCCGTTCGATTCATTACCGGATCGATTGCTCAATTCCAGTGCCGTACAAAGTCTCACCGTAGATCACAGATTAGTGTGA